One genomic region from Pogona vitticeps strain Pit_001003342236 chromosome 12, PviZW2.1, whole genome shotgun sequence encodes:
- the NEDD4 gene encoding E3 ubiquitin-protein ligase NEDD4 isoform X2 gives MAAAAAAPSSSSSSSSVPVLPGQVLGLPGGDGEENTRIVRLKVVAGIGLAKKDLLGASDPYVKVTVYASGDKVLTSVQTKTVKKTLNPKWNEEFFFRVIPQKHRIFFEVFDENRLTRDDFLGQVDVPLSQLPTENPTTERPYTFKDFLLHPRSHKSRVKGHLRLKMTYLPKNNGAEEEGPAQAEDLEPGGWIVLDQPEAAGQLQDPEASLPPGWEERQDVLGRTYYVNHASRRTQWDRPTAEDTGPEAGGGSVHLEVLRAFAHRHQISEEAEGLDSRESPESWEIITEDEATAYSHQAPQATGPQGRLEGATGLAEELDGRLTTPASSGPVLAASGPDGGGSALQTFQAEEQPALPVLLPTSAGLPPGWEVRKDEKGRLYYIDHNSQTTTWKKPLGQAGAEVAPPEAASGSPARPPLASEDSSRRPLSPKVAEADQGFLPKGWEIRHAPNGRPFFIDHNTKTTTWDDPRLKIPASVRRKTSVDPVDLGPLPPGWEERMHTDGRTFYINHNTKKTQWEDPRLQTLAITGPAVPYSRDYKRKYEFFRKKLKKQSDIPNKFEMKLHRATIFEDSYRRIIAIKKPEYLKARLWIEFEGEKGLDYGGVAREWFFFLSKEMFNPYYGLFEYSATDNYTLQINPNSGMCNEDHLSYFKFIGRVAGMAVYHGKLLDGFFIRPFYKMMLQKPITLHDMESVDSEYYSSLKWILENDPTELDLRFTVDEELFGQTHQHELKSGGSEVVVTNRNKQEYIYLVIQWRFVNRIRKQMAAFKEGFFELIPQDLIKIFDENELELLMCGLGDVDVNDWREHTKYKNGYSANHIVIQWFWKAVLTMDSEKRIRLLQFVTGTSRVPMNGFAELYGSNGPQLFTIEQWGTPEKLPRAHTCFNRLDLPSYESFEDLWEKLHIAIENTQGFDGVD, from the exons ACCTTGAATCCAAAGTGGAACGAAGAGTTTTTCTTCCGA GTCATTCCTCAGAAGCACAGGATCTTCTTCGAAGTCTTTGACGAAAACCGTTTG ACAAGAGACGACTTTCTCGGCCAGGTCGACGTCCCTCTCTCTCAGCTGCCG ACAGAGAATCCCACGACCGAGAGGCCCTACACGTTTAAGGACTTTCTCCTTCATCCCAGGAG CCATAAATCCAGAGTGAAAGGACATCTCAGGCTGAAAATGACTTACCTCCCTAAAAACAACGGGGCTGAAGAAGAAGGCCCAGCACAGGCAGAAGATTTGGAG CCTGGTGGCTGGATTGTCTTGGACCAGCCGGAGGCTGCCGGCCAGTTGCAGGACCCGGAGGCTTCTCTGCCCCCCGGCTGGGAAGAGCGGCAGGACGTCCTGGGCAGGACCTACTACGTCAACCACGCCTCGAGGAGGACCCAGTGGGACCGCCCCACGGCCGA GGATACAGGTCCTGAGGCAGGCGGCGGCAGCGTCCATCTCGAGGTGCTGCGGGCTTTTGCTCATCGCCATCAGATCAGCGAGGAGGCCGAGGGCCTGGACAGCCGGGAGTCCCCTGAG AGCTGGGAGATCATAACGGAAGACGAGGCGACTGCCTACAGCCACCAGGCCCCTCAGGCGACGGGGCCGCAGGGTCGCTTGGAGGGGGCGACCGGCCTTGCTGAAGAGCTGGACGGTCGGCTGACCACCCCTGCGAGTTCAGGGCCTGTCCTCGCCGCG AGTGGCCCAGACGGAGGAGGCAGCGCCCTGCAGACGTTCCAAGCCGAGGAACAGCCGGCGCTCCCCGTG TTGCTGCCCACGTCAGCCGGGCTGCCTCCCGGCTGGGAAGTGAGGAAGGACGAGAAAGGGAGGCTTTACTACATCGACCACAATTCCCAGACGACCACCTGGAAGAAACCCCTCGGACAG GCAGGAGCGGAGGTGGCCCCCCCGGAGGCGGCCTCGGGCTCCCCCGCCCGGCCACCGCTGGCCTCCGAAGACTCCTCGCGGCGGCCTTTGAGTCCGAAGGTGGCGGAAGCAGATCAGGGATTTCTCCCCAAGGGCTGGGAGATCCGTCACGCCCCGAACGGGAGGCCCTTCTTCATCGATCACAACACCAAAACGACCACGTGG GATGACCCCAGACTGAAAATTCCCGCTTCCGTGAGGAGAAAGACTTCGGTAGACCCTGTCGATCTCGGCCCGTTGCCC CCTGGCTGGGAGGAGAGGATGCACACGGATGGCCGAACCTTCTATATAAACCACA ACACGAAGAAGACTCAGTGGGAGGACCCTCGCTTGCAGACCCTCGCCATCACTGGACCT GCTGTGCCTTATTCCAGAGACTATAAAAGAAAGTATGAATTCTTCAGGAAGAAGTTAAAAAAGCAA AGTGACATTCCAAATAAGTTTGAAATGAAACTGCACCGTGCCACCATCTTTGAGGACTCCTACCGGAGAATCATTGCCATCAAGAAACCAGAGTATCTCAAGGCCAGACTTTGGATTGAATTTGAAGGGGAAAAGGGGTTGGACTACGGAGGCGTCGCCCGCGAGTGGTTCTTCTTCCTCTCCAAGGAAATGTTTAATCCTTACTACGGACTGTTCGAATATTCCGCCAC GGACAACTACACCCTGCAGATCAACCCAAACTCCGGCATGTGCAACGAGGACCACCTCTCGTACTTCAAGTTCATCGGCCGTGTGGCCGGCATGGCCGTCTATCACGGGAAGCTCTTGGATG GTTTCTTTATTCGTCCTTTTTACAAAATGATGCTCCAGAAGCCGATTACGCTCCACGATATGGAATCAGTG GACAGTGAGTATTACAGCTCCCTGAAATGGATCCTGGAAAATGACCCCACGGAGCTGGACCTCCGGTTCACGGTGGATGAGGAACTTTTTGGGCAG actCACCAGCATGAGCTGAAGAGTGGCGGATCGGAGGTGGTGGTCACCAACAGGAACAAGCAAGAGTACATCTA cCTGGTAATACAGTGGCGATTTGTAAACAGGATACGAAAACAGATGGCCGCCTTTAAAGAG GGTTTTTTTGAGCTGATACCACAAGATCTCATCAAAATCTTTGACGAAAATGAACTAGAG TTGCTGATGTGCGGCCTTGGAGATGTTGACGTGAACGACTGGAGGGAACACACAAAGTATAAGAATGGCTACAGTGCTAATCATATCGTTATCCAGTGGTTTTGGAAG GCCGTGCTCACGATGGACTCTGAAAAACGCATCCGGCTCCTCCAGTTTGTGACCGGCACGTCCCGGGTTCCGATGAATGGATTTGCTGAATTATATG GTTCCAATGGACCGCAGTTGTTCACGATCGAGCAGTGGGGGACCCCCGAGAAGCTGCCCAGAGCTCACACTTG TTTCAACCGCCTGGATTTGCCTTCCTATGAATCCTTTGAAGACTTGTGGGAGAAACTGCACATAGCAATTGAAAACACTCAGGGTTTTGATGGCGTAGACTGA
- the NEDD4 gene encoding E3 ubiquitin-protein ligase NEDD4 isoform X1 produces the protein MARQLRLHFVARRSHTDPLSEALGDDSDTEDRPGLVRKAAPAAGPVEQDPTQAPLPSAAREEAQEASLLFWNHRKSAVLRISLQASREQEGCSRAALPADDQTPLVRARTHGDSGLNGAAIGNWSSQLVRGSRPTNAAGAFGKAPNGASTRERGAPSSAGSDWGPRSRAGGGVHGPRPFSAEEGCGFSASVASGCSADGQTDGPSASPQSRMAQHSLAGKIFAQEDSEDVTSVREGPAGRRAKVPLRRCSSLVIFPRSPSETPPMSPTFPLPSGPPPPQGPCGERVQREGKAASGGSRLTVVNGFRLSKSACPLNEARDVRQLSLNGSLWEKTQVAEGSGPAVRKEGPGGGSDVPFRFSPGREAPSSSDRPVVAASTHLRFTPGPSAGGEDGPGGSPESGAAAVQSSRPHPHGVPRSLSWGSPWPSFLSSCQCSSQAGASHLHIRFGSEREGRPGGAQGAGGRPGPPPPPPPGQPWRDPRETRDDFLGQVDVPLSQLPTENPTTERPYTFKDFLLHPRSHKSRVKGHLRLKMTYLPKNNGAEEEGPAQAEDLEPGGWIVLDQPEAAGQLQDPEASLPPGWEERQDVLGRTYYVNHASRRTQWDRPTAEDTGPEAGGGSVHLEVLRAFAHRHQISEEAEGLDSRESPESWEIITEDEATAYSHQAPQATGPQGRLEGATGLAEELDGRLTTPASSGPVLAASGPDGGGSALQTFQAEEQPALPVLLPTSAGLPPGWEVRKDEKGRLYYIDHNSQTTTWKKPLGQAGAEVAPPEAASGSPARPPLASEDSSRRPLSPKVAEADQGFLPKGWEIRHAPNGRPFFIDHNTKTTTWDDPRLKIPASVRRKTSVDPVDLGPLPPGWEERMHTDGRTFYINHNTKKTQWEDPRLQTLAITGPAVPYSRDYKRKYEFFRKKLKKQSDIPNKFEMKLHRATIFEDSYRRIIAIKKPEYLKARLWIEFEGEKGLDYGGVAREWFFFLSKEMFNPYYGLFEYSATDNYTLQINPNSGMCNEDHLSYFKFIGRVAGMAVYHGKLLDGFFIRPFYKMMLQKPITLHDMESVDSEYYSSLKWILENDPTELDLRFTVDEELFGQTHQHELKSGGSEVVVTNRNKQEYIYLVIQWRFVNRIRKQMAAFKEGFFELIPQDLIKIFDENELELLMCGLGDVDVNDWREHTKYKNGYSANHIVIQWFWKAVLTMDSEKRIRLLQFVTGTSRVPMNGFAELYGSNGPQLFTIEQWGTPEKLPRAHTCFNRLDLPSYESFEDLWEKLHIAIENTQGFDGVD, from the exons ATGGCCAGGCAGCTGAGACTGCATTTTGTCGCTCGAAGGAGCCACACGGATCCCTTGTCGGAGGCCCTTGGAGATGACTCTGATACGGAAGATAGGCCTGGGCTCGTCAGGAAAGCTGCCCCGGCTGCCGGCCCAGTGGAGCAGGATCCCACCCAGGCCCCCTTGCCTTCTGCAGCCCGGGAAGAAGCGCAGGAGGCGTCCCTTCTGTTCTGGAACCACAGGAAAAGCGCCGTGCTCAGGATTTCCTTGCAGGCCTCAAGGGAACAGGAGGGATGCTCCCGGGCGGCTCTGCCTGCCGACGACCAGACACCCTTGGTCAGGGCAAGGACGCACGGGGACTCCGGCCTGAACGGGGCTGCGATTGGCAACTGGTCCAGCCAGCTAGTCCGTGGCAGCCGTCCGACAAATGCTGCGGGAGCCTTTGGCAAAGCCCCCAACGGTGCCTCCACCAGGGAGCGAGGAGCTCCTAGCAGCGCCGGGAGTGACTGGGGGCCACGTTCGAGGGCCGGCGGAGGGGTGCACGGCCCCCGCCCCTTCTCCGCTGAAGAGGGCTGTGGGTTCTCTGCTAGTGTGGCCTCTGGTTGCTCTGCAGATGGACAGACGGACGGCCCTTCCGCCTCTCCCCAAAGCAGGATGGCTCAGCATTCTTTAGCTGGAAAGATTTTTGCCCAGGAAGACTCGGAAGACGTTACGAGCGTGCGCGAGGGGCCGGCAGGGAGGCGAGCCAAGGTTCCCCTGCGGCGTTGCTCATCCCTCGTGATTTTCCCCCGCAGCCCTTCCGAGACCCCCCCGATGTCTCCCACGTTCCCCTTGCCGAGCGGGCCGCCTCCCCCTCAGGGCCCTTGTGGTGAGCGGGtgcaaagggaagggaaggcagcgTCGGGGGGGTCCCGTTTGACCGTCGTGAATGGATTCCGGCTTTCTAAAAGCGCTTGTCCTCTGAACGAAGCCAGGGATGTGAGGCAGCTCTCTTTGAACGGCTCCTTGTGGGAGAAGACCCAGGTCGCCGAAGGCTCCGGGCCGGCCGTGCGCAAGGAAGGGCCCGGCGGAGGTTCTGACGTCCCCTTTCGCTTCTCTCCAGGACGGGAAGCGCCGTCTTCTTCCGACAGGCCAGTGGTCGCAGCCTCCACTCACCTGAGGTTCACACCTGGACCCTCTGCTGGGGGGGAGGACGGGCCCGGCGGTAGCCCAGAAAGTGGAGCAGCAGCCGTGCAGAGCAgccgcccccacccccatggcGTCCCGCGGAGCCTTTCGTGGGGGTCCCCCTGGCCCTCCTTTTTGTCGAGTTGTCAATGCAGCTCTCAGGCTGGAGCCTCCCACTTGCACATCCGGTTTGGATCCGAGAGGGAGGGGAGGCCTGGCGGAGCgcagggggcaggggggaggCCTGGGCCGCCACCGCCTCCCCCCCCTGGCCAGCCCTGGAGGGACCCCCGGGAG ACAAGAGACGACTTTCTCGGCCAGGTCGACGTCCCTCTCTCTCAGCTGCCG ACAGAGAATCCCACGACCGAGAGGCCCTACACGTTTAAGGACTTTCTCCTTCATCCCAGGAG CCATAAATCCAGAGTGAAAGGACATCTCAGGCTGAAAATGACTTACCTCCCTAAAAACAACGGGGCTGAAGAAGAAGGCCCAGCACAGGCAGAAGATTTGGAG CCTGGTGGCTGGATTGTCTTGGACCAGCCGGAGGCTGCCGGCCAGTTGCAGGACCCGGAGGCTTCTCTGCCCCCCGGCTGGGAAGAGCGGCAGGACGTCCTGGGCAGGACCTACTACGTCAACCACGCCTCGAGGAGGACCCAGTGGGACCGCCCCACGGCCGA GGATACAGGTCCTGAGGCAGGCGGCGGCAGCGTCCATCTCGAGGTGCTGCGGGCTTTTGCTCATCGCCATCAGATCAGCGAGGAGGCCGAGGGCCTGGACAGCCGGGAGTCCCCTGAG AGCTGGGAGATCATAACGGAAGACGAGGCGACTGCCTACAGCCACCAGGCCCCTCAGGCGACGGGGCCGCAGGGTCGCTTGGAGGGGGCGACCGGCCTTGCTGAAGAGCTGGACGGTCGGCTGACCACCCCTGCGAGTTCAGGGCCTGTCCTCGCCGCG AGTGGCCCAGACGGAGGAGGCAGCGCCCTGCAGACGTTCCAAGCCGAGGAACAGCCGGCGCTCCCCGTG TTGCTGCCCACGTCAGCCGGGCTGCCTCCCGGCTGGGAAGTGAGGAAGGACGAGAAAGGGAGGCTTTACTACATCGACCACAATTCCCAGACGACCACCTGGAAGAAACCCCTCGGACAG GCAGGAGCGGAGGTGGCCCCCCCGGAGGCGGCCTCGGGCTCCCCCGCCCGGCCACCGCTGGCCTCCGAAGACTCCTCGCGGCGGCCTTTGAGTCCGAAGGTGGCGGAAGCAGATCAGGGATTTCTCCCCAAGGGCTGGGAGATCCGTCACGCCCCGAACGGGAGGCCCTTCTTCATCGATCACAACACCAAAACGACCACGTGG GATGACCCCAGACTGAAAATTCCCGCTTCCGTGAGGAGAAAGACTTCGGTAGACCCTGTCGATCTCGGCCCGTTGCCC CCTGGCTGGGAGGAGAGGATGCACACGGATGGCCGAACCTTCTATATAAACCACA ACACGAAGAAGACTCAGTGGGAGGACCCTCGCTTGCAGACCCTCGCCATCACTGGACCT GCTGTGCCTTATTCCAGAGACTATAAAAGAAAGTATGAATTCTTCAGGAAGAAGTTAAAAAAGCAA AGTGACATTCCAAATAAGTTTGAAATGAAACTGCACCGTGCCACCATCTTTGAGGACTCCTACCGGAGAATCATTGCCATCAAGAAACCAGAGTATCTCAAGGCCAGACTTTGGATTGAATTTGAAGGGGAAAAGGGGTTGGACTACGGAGGCGTCGCCCGCGAGTGGTTCTTCTTCCTCTCCAAGGAAATGTTTAATCCTTACTACGGACTGTTCGAATATTCCGCCAC GGACAACTACACCCTGCAGATCAACCCAAACTCCGGCATGTGCAACGAGGACCACCTCTCGTACTTCAAGTTCATCGGCCGTGTGGCCGGCATGGCCGTCTATCACGGGAAGCTCTTGGATG GTTTCTTTATTCGTCCTTTTTACAAAATGATGCTCCAGAAGCCGATTACGCTCCACGATATGGAATCAGTG GACAGTGAGTATTACAGCTCCCTGAAATGGATCCTGGAAAATGACCCCACGGAGCTGGACCTCCGGTTCACGGTGGATGAGGAACTTTTTGGGCAG actCACCAGCATGAGCTGAAGAGTGGCGGATCGGAGGTGGTGGTCACCAACAGGAACAAGCAAGAGTACATCTA cCTGGTAATACAGTGGCGATTTGTAAACAGGATACGAAAACAGATGGCCGCCTTTAAAGAG GGTTTTTTTGAGCTGATACCACAAGATCTCATCAAAATCTTTGACGAAAATGAACTAGAG TTGCTGATGTGCGGCCTTGGAGATGTTGACGTGAACGACTGGAGGGAACACACAAAGTATAAGAATGGCTACAGTGCTAATCATATCGTTATCCAGTGGTTTTGGAAG GCCGTGCTCACGATGGACTCTGAAAAACGCATCCGGCTCCTCCAGTTTGTGACCGGCACGTCCCGGGTTCCGATGAATGGATTTGCTGAATTATATG GTTCCAATGGACCGCAGTTGTTCACGATCGAGCAGTGGGGGACCCCCGAGAAGCTGCCCAGAGCTCACACTTG TTTCAACCGCCTGGATTTGCCTTCCTATGAATCCTTTGAAGACTTGTGGGAGAAACTGCACATAGCAATTGAAAACACTCAGGGTTTTGATGGCGTAGACTGA